From the Chloroflexus aurantiacus J-10-fl genome, one window contains:
- a CDS encoding NAD-dependent epimerase/dehydratase family protein — MTHYLIAGAAGYIGSRLAARLLAAGHRVRGLVYSAEDPVVERLAARGMAVWIGDLTRPETIDGITDEIDVVFNLTNRMPIDNPALLRALYIDGNQHLIAMSVRSRTVRTYLWASSIAAYGDHGESWVDEDSPVAPSYPLGSIFATAEQTVLQAVRAYRFPAIILRMATVYGPDRDPLEAIASGQLTIYGNGRNFVPHIHVDDAVEVLLRAAEVGQIGAIYNVGDDEPLRLIDLVSEVRRRLGMLPPRTFDPNVGLRAGIDRSVIGALTASVRLSNARMRHDLGIELHYPGLRYWIEERLPLELAVGV, encoded by the coding sequence ATGACTCATTACTTGATTGCCGGCGCGGCGGGATACATCGGTTCGCGACTGGCAGCGCGTCTCTTAGCCGCCGGCCATCGCGTGCGCGGTCTTGTCTACAGCGCCGAAGATCCAGTTGTTGAACGCCTTGCCGCTCGTGGGATGGCAGTCTGGATCGGTGATCTCACCCGCCCCGAAACCATCGATGGGATTACTGACGAGATTGACGTTGTTTTCAATCTCACGAACCGGATGCCAATCGATAATCCGGCACTGCTACGCGCCCTCTACATTGATGGCAACCAGCATCTGATTGCGATGTCGGTCCGCTCTCGCACGGTGCGTACCTACCTGTGGGCGTCGAGTATCGCCGCCTACGGCGATCACGGCGAGAGCTGGGTTGACGAAGATAGCCCGGTTGCACCCTCTTATCCGCTTGGCTCCATCTTTGCCACCGCCGAACAGACGGTATTGCAGGCAGTACGAGCCTATCGCTTCCCGGCCATTATCTTGCGTATGGCTACCGTCTATGGCCCCGACCGTGATCCACTTGAAGCGATTGCCAGTGGTCAGTTAACGATTTACGGTAATGGACGCAACTTCGTCCCCCATATTCACGTTGACGATGCAGTAGAGGTATTATTGCGGGCTGCCGAAGTTGGTCAAATCGGTGCGATTTACAATGTCGGTGATGACGAGCCACTACGCCTGATCGATCTTGTCAGTGAAGTGCGACGCCGACTTGGGATGTTGCCACCACGCACGTTCGATCCCAATGTCGGGCTGCGCGCCGGTATCGACCGCTCGGTGATTGGGGCATTAACCGCATCGGTTCGCCTGAGTAATGCCCGTATGCGTCACGATTTGGGGATCGAGTTGCACTATCCCGGTCTACGCTACTGGATCGAGGAGCGATTGCCGCTTGAGCTGGCAGTTGGGGTGTGA
- the ppdK gene encoding pyruvate, phosphate dikinase — protein sequence MTKKWVYLFREGNASMRDLLGGKGAGVAEMTRTGVPVPPGFTITTEACNAYYENGQQFPEGMWEQVLEGLKDIEAQTGKRFGDPSNPLLVSVRSGAKFSMPGMMDTVLNLGLNQQTREGLARLTNNPRFAADAYRRFVQLFGKIVLGVDGDRFEHEMDEAKGHGQRQDTDLTTEELLALAEKFKAIIKEDVGVDFPEDPFEQLRAAIAAVFRSWNGRRAVDYRRVNKIPDNLGTAVNVQAMVFGNMGNDSATGVAFTRNPSTGEPEIFGEYLVNAQGEDVVAGIRTPQPISKLAQEMPEVYEQFHQIAKQLERHYKDMQDVEFTIERGKLWMLQTRTGKRTGAAAVKIAVDMVNEGLIDRATAVQRVDPHALDQLLHPMIDPAARKDAHPLTVGLPASPGAASGKVVFDPDEAEELAKTGEKVILVRVETAPEDFHGMVAAQAILTARGGMTSHAAVVARGMGKPCVAGAGDLRISYADQLMTVNGTTIRKGDWITLDGGSGEVFAGKMPTVEPELSGDFATLMSWADEFRKLGVRANADIPRDARVARQFGAEGIGLCRTEHMFFEGDRIDAMREMILADTVEERRAALAKIEPLQQGDFEGLFREMAGLPVTIRTLDPPLHEFLPHDDEEIEALANKLGVDPRKVKARVESLREANPMLGFRGCRLGILYPEITEMQARAIFKAAVKVKAEGIDVHPEVMIPLVGHVSELKLQEEIVRRVAAEVFAEAGIEVPYLVGTMIELPRAALVADEIAQVAEFFSFGTNDLTQTTLGLSRDDSGRFLPIYVEKKLIPDDPFQTIDQRGVGQLVQIGTERGRSTRPDLKVGVCGEHGGDPASVEFFHRVGLNYVSCSPYRVPIARLAAAQAALGEAKRDK from the coding sequence ATGACAAAGAAGTGGGTCTACCTCTTCCGGGAAGGAAATGCGTCGATGCGCGATCTCCTTGGCGGGAAGGGGGCAGGTGTCGCCGAGATGACACGAACCGGGGTGCCAGTTCCACCCGGTTTTACAATCACAACCGAAGCGTGCAATGCCTATTACGAAAACGGCCAGCAGTTCCCCGAAGGCATGTGGGAACAGGTACTGGAAGGCTTGAAAGATATCGAGGCGCAAACCGGCAAACGGTTTGGCGATCCGTCCAACCCTCTCCTGGTCTCGGTGCGGTCAGGCGCCAAGTTCTCGATGCCGGGTATGATGGATACGGTACTCAACCTCGGTCTAAACCAGCAGACTCGCGAAGGGCTGGCGCGCCTCACCAATAATCCCCGGTTCGCCGCCGATGCCTACCGCCGCTTTGTCCAGCTCTTCGGCAAGATTGTGTTGGGTGTTGACGGTGATCGCTTCGAGCACGAGATGGACGAAGCGAAAGGTCACGGTCAACGCCAGGACACCGATCTAACCACCGAAGAGTTGTTGGCGCTGGCCGAGAAGTTCAAAGCGATCATCAAGGAAGATGTTGGTGTCGATTTTCCCGAAGACCCCTTCGAGCAGTTGCGCGCAGCGATTGCCGCCGTGTTCCGCTCATGGAATGGACGGCGCGCTGTCGATTACCGCCGCGTTAACAAGATTCCCGATAATCTCGGCACGGCAGTCAATGTCCAGGCCATGGTCTTCGGCAATATGGGGAATGACTCGGCAACCGGCGTTGCCTTCACCCGCAATCCCAGCACCGGCGAGCCGGAAATTTTCGGTGAATATCTGGTAAATGCCCAGGGTGAAGATGTCGTCGCCGGTATTCGCACACCACAGCCGATCAGCAAACTGGCCCAAGAGATGCCTGAAGTCTACGAGCAATTCCATCAGATTGCCAAGCAGCTCGAACGGCATTACAAAGACATGCAGGATGTCGAATTTACTATCGAGCGTGGCAAGCTATGGATGTTGCAAACCCGTACCGGCAAACGCACCGGCGCGGCTGCGGTGAAGATCGCCGTTGATATGGTCAACGAGGGCTTGATCGACCGGGCAACTGCTGTTCAGCGGGTTGATCCGCATGCACTCGATCAATTGCTCCACCCCATGATCGATCCTGCGGCTCGCAAGGACGCCCATCCTCTGACTGTTGGCCTACCGGCCTCACCCGGTGCTGCGTCCGGTAAAGTGGTTTTCGATCCCGACGAAGCCGAGGAGCTGGCCAAAACCGGCGAAAAGGTGATCCTGGTGCGCGTCGAGACTGCACCCGAAGATTTTCACGGCATGGTGGCCGCGCAGGCTATCCTGACCGCCCGCGGCGGCATGACGTCGCACGCTGCCGTGGTTGCCCGTGGCATGGGCAAACCGTGCGTTGCGGGTGCCGGTGATTTGCGCATTAGCTACGCCGACCAGTTAATGACCGTGAATGGGACAACGATCCGCAAAGGCGATTGGATTACCCTCGACGGCGGTAGTGGTGAGGTCTTCGCCGGCAAGATGCCGACGGTGGAACCCGAACTTTCGGGCGATTTTGCCACCTTGATGTCGTGGGCCGATGAATTCCGCAAGCTCGGTGTGCGGGCCAATGCCGATATTCCGCGCGACGCCCGTGTTGCCCGTCAGTTCGGTGCCGAAGGGATCGGTCTCTGCCGGACTGAGCACATGTTCTTTGAAGGTGACCGGATCGATGCCATGCGCGAGATGATCCTGGCCGACACGGTAGAAGAGCGTCGGGCTGCGTTGGCCAAGATCGAACCGCTTCAGCAGGGCGACTTCGAGGGTCTGTTCCGCGAAATGGCCGGTCTACCGGTGACGATTCGCACCCTCGACCCACCGCTGCACGAATTCCTACCCCATGATGACGAAGAGATCGAGGCGCTGGCCAACAAGCTAGGCGTCGATCCGCGCAAGGTCAAGGCCCGGGTTGAAAGCCTGCGCGAGGCAAACCCGATGCTGGGTTTCCGTGGTTGTCGGTTGGGCATCCTCTACCCCGAAATCACCGAAATGCAGGCACGGGCGATCTTCAAGGCGGCTGTCAAAGTCAAGGCGGAAGGGATCGATGTCCATCCCGAAGTTATGATCCCACTGGTCGGCCATGTGAGCGAGTTGAAGCTGCAAGAGGAGATCGTGCGTCGGGTTGCCGCCGAAGTCTTTGCCGAAGCCGGGATTGAAGTTCCCTACCTGGTTGGCACGATGATCGAGCTGCCGCGGGCTGCGCTGGTGGCTGATGAAATCGCTCAGGTGGCAGAATTCTTCAGCTTTGGCACCAACGACCTGACCCAAACTACGCTCGGTCTTTCACGAGACGACTCAGGGCGCTTTTTGCCGATCTATGTCGAAAAGAAGCTGATCCCCGATGATCCGTTCCAGACCATTGATCAGCGTGGGGTCGGGCAACTGGTGCAGATCGGTACCGAACGGGGCCGGTCAACCCGACCTGATCTGAAGGTCGGTGTCTGTGGTGAGCACGGCGGTGATCCGGCCAGTGTCGAGTTCTTCCATCGGGTTGGCCTGAACTACGTCAGTTGTTCACCGTATCGGGTGCCGATTGCTCGACTGGCGGCTGCCCAGGCCGCACTCGGTGAAGCAAAGCGCGACAAGTAA
- a CDS encoding proline racemase family protein, whose amino-acid sequence MKLDWDRLRFPPDTLRLTTIETHAAGEPLRIVTGGLPDIIGTTILERRRFMRDHLDHVRRALMWEPRGHFNMYGCVITPPVSAEADAGVLFMHNEGYSTMCGHGVIALVTVLVESGAVVGEGDQAMVTLDTPAGLVKATAHLESGRVIRVSFRNVPSFVYARDLQVDVPGYGQVVCDVAWGGAFYAVLPAAQLGLRVTPEQTAALVVAGEAIKRAVSDVLPLHHPHDPDLGFLYGTILTDQPEDAAHHSRNICVFANAEVDRSPTGTGVSARLAIHYAKGEIAAGEEIVIESILGRHSTFSGRVVDCTQVGSYPAIIPEVSGRAFVIGRSEFIVDPRDPLGSGFLVAQIGSP is encoded by the coding sequence ATGAAGTTAGATTGGGATCGGTTGCGGTTTCCGCCAGATACGTTACGGTTGACGACCATCGAGACTCATGCTGCCGGTGAGCCGTTACGGATTGTCACCGGCGGTCTACCAGACATTATCGGGACAACGATCCTCGAACGCCGTCGTTTTATGCGCGATCACCTCGATCATGTCCGGCGAGCATTGATGTGGGAGCCGCGAGGTCATTTCAATATGTACGGTTGTGTGATCACGCCGCCGGTGAGTGCCGAAGCCGACGCTGGCGTGCTCTTTATGCACAACGAAGGGTACAGCACGATGTGCGGTCACGGCGTTATTGCGCTCGTCACTGTGCTGGTCGAGAGTGGCGCGGTGGTAGGAGAAGGTGATCAGGCGATGGTCACTCTCGATACACCTGCCGGGCTGGTGAAGGCAACCGCGCACCTTGAAAGCGGCAGAGTAATCCGGGTCTCATTTCGTAACGTCCCATCATTTGTATATGCACGCGATCTACAGGTTGATGTACCGGGTTATGGTCAGGTGGTGTGCGATGTGGCGTGGGGAGGGGCGTTTTATGCCGTTCTGCCGGCAGCCCAGCTTGGGCTTCGGGTAACCCCAGAACAGACAGCGGCGCTGGTTGTGGCAGGTGAAGCAATCAAGCGGGCGGTGAGCGATGTTCTACCGCTCCATCATCCTCACGATCCAGACCTGGGTTTTCTGTACGGTACGATCTTGACCGACCAGCCCGAAGATGCCGCTCACCATAGTCGCAATATCTGCGTATTTGCCAATGCTGAAGTAGATCGTTCACCGACGGGTACGGGCGTTTCGGCGCGCCTGGCTATTCACTATGCCAAAGGCGAAATAGCCGCCGGCGAGGAGATTGTGATCGAGAGCATTTTGGGCCGCCATAGCACATTTAGCGGGCGGGTGGTGGATTGTACCCAGGTCGGTTCGTACCCCGCCATTATCCCCGAAGTGAGTGGCCGGGCATTTGTGATCGGGCGAAGCGAATTTATTGTCGATCCGCGTGATCCGTTAGGGAGTGGCTTTTTAGTCGCGCAGATCGGATCGCCGTGA
- a CDS encoding DUF3054 domain-containing protein: protein METTKHRFSELSWPQLGLLIGGDGLVFIIFALLGRSSHGLSDEQPLLAAVRVAWPFFVGWLLVAPWTGVLRQHPPLRMIGLSLGTWLVALPVGLLLRWFQLGRSSPFSFALVTFLTVAALLIIWRGGYSWWMMRRTIS, encoded by the coding sequence ATGGAAACAACAAAGCATCGTTTCAGCGAACTATCGTGGCCTCAGCTTGGATTACTGATTGGCGGTGATGGACTGGTGTTCATCATATTTGCGCTGTTGGGGCGCAGCTCGCATGGATTGTCCGATGAGCAGCCGCTACTCGCGGCGGTGCGCGTAGCCTGGCCCTTCTTCGTTGGCTGGCTGCTGGTTGCACCGTGGACAGGAGTACTCCGCCAGCACCCACCCTTACGGATGATCGGGCTGTCGTTGGGAACATGGCTGGTTGCATTGCCGGTTGGTCTTTTGTTGCGGTGGTTTCAGCTTGGCCGGTCTAGCCCGTTCAGTTTTGCGTTGGTAACCTTTCTGACGGTGGCTGCCCTCTTGATCATCTGGCGGGGTGGTTACAGTTGGTGGATGATGCGACGGACGATATCATAA
- a CDS encoding alpha/beta fold hydrolase — MEIFSIDGAKIHAIDTGPRNAQLAILIHGWSSSSFAMSPLIPLLSRRFRCIAVDLPGYGESPPLRERATIGRYAQIIGRLITGLSEHPAVLVGHSMGGMISATLALQIPQLVDRMVLLCPTISGRLSFWINTFVSPITMLERFPLFSRLLALLEPSMLYVTDSLMKPASFAERSAISEADYLRLRADARRPGQGRVRAECFVAMRNQDLSGRLRELETPALVIWGAEDNTVPLRDAGVIADEWRSADLRIVPKAGHWPHFETPDVTLRYIASYLGLPSIVGEPDILVQPAEVTTQITEFLANSQIGSGLSLAQRTRLAAHLERRRYPPGTLVDRTNQESTDLYLVQEGSLEVWSPPLEGDPDSQRLLMTVVAGQITGEMSLLDGGRRSADLRAGEDGVTILALRRERLRALAEDDPALGNAVLWNIATALALRLRLANWQQQGLVRQLQALRQ, encoded by the coding sequence ATGGAAATCTTTTCAATCGACGGCGCGAAAATCCATGCCATTGATACCGGGCCGCGTAATGCCCAATTGGCGATCCTGATCCATGGCTGGTCAAGTTCATCGTTCGCGATGTCGCCTTTGATTCCACTGTTGAGTCGGCGTTTTCGCTGCATTGCCGTCGATCTCCCTGGCTATGGTGAATCGCCACCGTTGCGTGAACGAGCGACAATTGGTCGCTATGCGCAGATCATCGGTCGCCTGATAACCGGCTTGAGCGAACATCCAGCGGTGCTGGTCGGTCATTCGATGGGGGGGATGATCAGTGCGACACTGGCGTTGCAGATTCCCCAGTTAGTTGATCGGATGGTCTTGCTCTGCCCGACCATATCCGGGCGGTTATCATTCTGGATCAACACCTTTGTCTCACCGATCACCATGCTTGAGCGTTTTCCGCTCTTTAGCCGACTACTCGCGCTGCTTGAGCCGTCGATGCTCTATGTTACCGACAGCCTGATGAAACCGGCTTCATTTGCCGAGCGTTCGGCAATCAGCGAGGCCGACTATCTGCGGCTGCGGGCTGATGCCCGGCGACCGGGGCAGGGTCGGGTGCGGGCCGAATGTTTTGTGGCGATGCGTAATCAGGATTTGAGCGGACGATTGCGCGAATTGGAGACGCCGGCGCTGGTTATTTGGGGGGCGGAAGACAATACGGTGCCGTTGCGTGATGCAGGTGTGATCGCCGATGAATGGCGTAGTGCCGATCTGCGGATTGTGCCAAAAGCCGGACACTGGCCACACTTTGAGACGCCAGACGTGACGCTGCGCTATATTGCCAGTTACCTGGGTTTACCCTCGATTGTTGGTGAACCGGACATTCTGGTGCAGCCTGCCGAGGTGACGACCCAAATTACGGAGTTTCTGGCGAACTCGCAAATCGGTAGCGGTTTGAGTCTGGCTCAACGCACCCGGCTGGCCGCCCATTTAGAGCGACGCCGCTATCCACCCGGCACTCTGGTGGATCGCACCAATCAGGAATCGACCGATCTCTATCTGGTGCAGGAAGGTTCATTAGAGGTCTGGAGTCCGCCGTTGGAGGGCGATCCAGATAGTCAACGCCTGTTGATGACGGTTGTTGCCGGTCAAATTACCGGTGAGATGTCACTCCTCGATGGGGGCAGGCGAAGTGCCGATCTGCGGGCCGGTGAAGATGGAGTAACGATTCTGGCCTTGCGACGCGAACGGTTACGGGCACTGGCCGAAGACGATCCGGCGCTTGGAAATGCGGTACTCTGGAATATTGCTACTGCCCTGGCTTTACGCTTGCGGCTGGCAAACTGGCAACAGCAGGGATTGGTACGTCAGTTACAGGCACTCAGACAGTAG
- a CDS encoding pyruvate, water dikinase regulatory protein, with product MSDQPVSQTAPPLYIVSGGAGAVGEQVARLTLSQFEGAEVPLIIIPNVRDLSQIAEVVERAAHQNGTILHTLMEPSLRRELMRLARERGVAEIDLVGSVLSRLATVLRKEPLGKPGLYQPRRSAYFERLDAIEYTVAHDDGNKPHELHQADIVLVGISRVGKTPLSMYLAVLGWKVANVPLVREVPLPAELFQVDPRRVIGLIVEAEQITARRRWRQRRMGVSIGGNYTSLDAAYDEVEWARRTFRQHGWTTINVTDKSIEESADEIITLISRRFSQLP from the coding sequence ATGAGTGACCAGCCAGTCTCGCAAACCGCACCTCCCCTCTACATTGTTTCCGGCGGTGCCGGCGCCGTCGGCGAGCAGGTCGCCCGACTAACCCTTTCGCAGTTTGAAGGGGCTGAAGTGCCCTTAATTATTATCCCTAATGTGCGCGACCTGAGTCAGATTGCCGAGGTGGTTGAACGAGCAGCTCATCAGAACGGAACGATTCTGCATACGCTGATGGAACCCTCTCTCCGTCGTGAACTGATGCGGCTGGCCCGTGAACGTGGTGTCGCCGAGATCGATCTGGTCGGTAGTGTATTGTCGCGCCTGGCCACCGTGTTGCGCAAAGAACCGCTCGGAAAACCCGGCCTGTACCAGCCCCGCCGCTCGGCCTACTTTGAACGACTCGATGCGATTGAATACACCGTTGCGCACGACGACGGTAACAAACCTCACGAGCTACATCAGGCTGATATTGTGCTGGTCGGTATCTCTCGTGTCGGCAAAACCCCGCTCAGTATGTATCTGGCCGTGTTGGGCTGGAAAGTTGCCAATGTCCCCCTGGTTCGCGAAGTACCACTTCCGGCTGAACTCTTCCAGGTCGATCCCCGACGGGTGATTGGCTTAATCGTGGAAGCCGAGCAGATCACGGCCCGCCGCCGCTGGCGCCAGCGCCGGATGGGGGTCAGTATTGGCGGCAATTATACCAGTCTCGATGCAGCTTACGACGAAGTGGAATGGGCCAGAAGAACGTTTCGGCAGCACGGCTGGACAACAATCAATGTCACCGACAAATCGATTGAGGAAAGTGCTGACGAGATTATCACTCTGATCTCACGCCGCTTCAGCCAGCTTCCCTGA